The DNA sequence AGGATTGGTATAAAGGGACTGCTGATGCGGTTTATCAGAACATATACCATCTTGAACAAATTGACGCTGAATATGTCTTGATCCTTTCTGGAGACCATATTTATAAGATGGATTATGCCCACTTCATCAGATATCATCAGAAGAAAAGGGCTGATTTTACCATTTCCGCAATTGAAGTAGATATAAAAGAGGCTTCAAGATTTGGCATAATTCAGGTGGATGAGACAGGAAGGGTATGCGGGTTTCAAGAGAAACCGGAAAACCCTAAACCAATACCAGGAAAACCCGGGAAGGCATTTGTCTCCATGGGTGTATATATTTTTAATAGGAATATATTGATAGACATTCTCAATAAAGATGCAAAAATGGAAACATCCCATGATTTTGGAAGGGATATAATGCCTTATATGTATCCAAAATACAGGGTGTTTGTGTATAGGTTTGGTGTCGGAAAAGGTAAAGATGCAGACTACTGGAGGGATATAGGTACGATTGATGCGTACTGGCATGCAAATATGGACCTGGCTTCTGTGAGCCCCATTTTTAACATGTATGATAAAAAGTGGCCTATAAGAACTTATGAAGGACAGTACCCTCCTGCTAAAACTGTTTTTGCGGATGAAGAAAAGGGAAGGGCAGGAAAGGGAAGGGCAGGAAAGGCTTTAGATTCTATTATTTGTAGTGGTGTGATAATAAGCGGAGGCAGGGTGGAGAGGTCAGTACTCTCGCCCGGGGTTAGAGTAAACAGCTATGCAGAGGTGAGTGAATCGATACTTTTTCATAATGTTGTTATAGGTATGAGGGCAAAAGTGAGGAAAGCAATTATTGATAAAGGTGTGAGGGTGCCTGATGGTATGAAGATAGGCTACGATTTAGATAAAGACAGGCAGAGATTTTATGTGTCAGATGAAGGGGTAGTTGTAATTCCGAAGGGTGAGATTCTGTAGAGGCAGCCAGGCGCTATTTTACATTTCTCTCTTGAGCATATAGTCAGCAAGACTCAAAAGGGCATTTTTATAGGGAGAAGGTTGAAAGATATTCAAAAATTTTTTAGTTGTGTCTATGTATTGTTTTGCTATCGTTGATGCATATTCTGTGCCCCCGTGTTTCAGTATAATATTTCTCACCCTTTCAAAATCCTTTATTGTCACGTTGTTTTTTTCAAGCACCTTTTTGATGGATGTTTTTTCTTTTTCATTTGTTGATTTTAGGGCATGGATTAGAGGAAGTGTTACCTTGCCCTCTTTTAAATCTGTCCCCACATGTTTTCCAAGGATATTGTCGTACGAGATATAGTCGAGTATATCGTCTGTAAGTTGAAAGGCTATGCCGAGATTGTAACCAAAATTTTTGAGTGAAAGTCTTTTCTCTTTATCTATATTGCCAAGGATTGCCCCTATTTCACAAGCTGCCGAAAACAGAACCGCGGTCTTATTCCCTATGATTTCAAAATATTCTTCTTCTCTGGTATCTATATCTGATGTTTTTAATAATTCTAAAATTTCTCCTTCTGATAGTGCTGTGGTTGCTTTTGATATAGTTTTTAAGATTTCGTGATTTCCGTCCTCTGCCATTAGTTCAAAGGATTTTGAGTATAAAAAATCCCCCACAAGGACGCTTGGTTCGTTTCCCCAAACTGTGTTTACAGTTGAAGAGCCTCTCCTTGTCTGTGCGTTGTCTACCACATCGTCATGCAAAAGTGTAGCTGTATGGATAAACTCTATGATTGCAGCGTAGGATATGTGCTTTTCATTTTTATATCCACAGAGCTTTGCAGTAAGTATAACAAGGATTGGTCTTACCCTTTTTCCACCTGACTTAATTATGTAATTCACAATTTCTTTAATAAAGCTAACCCTTGTTGCAATCAGTTCTTGAATTGATGATTCAAGTGTTTTTAAATCTTCTTCTATCAATCTTACCGGGCTTTCCATATTAACCCCTTAGGGAATAGTATGCCTTTACTTCTTCAGTATAATGACCATTTTCATATATATATAAGGGTTTTTCAATGGTAATTCCTACCCCTCCCTCTTTTATGAATTCAGCGAGGAAAAGATTCGATCCTTCCCCTTTTTTTGGA is a window from the Pseudomonadota bacterium genome containing:
- a CDS encoding polyprenyl synthetase family protein, whose protein sequence is MESPVRLIEEDLKTLESSIQELIATRVSFIKEIVNYIIKSGGKRVRPILVILTAKLCGYKNEKHISYAAIIEFIHTATLLHDDVVDNAQTRRGSSTVNTVWGNEPSVLVGDFLYSKSFELMAEDGNHEILKTISKATTALSEGEILELLKTSDIDTREEEYFEIIGNKTAVLFSAACEIGAILGNIDKEKRLSLKNFGYNLGIAFQLTDDILDYISYDNILGKHVGTDLKEGKVTLPLIHALKSTNEKEKTSIKKVLEKNNVTIKDFERVRNIILKHGGTEYASTIAKQYIDTTKKFLNIFQPSPYKNALLSLADYMLKREM
- the glgC gene encoding glucose-1-phosphate adenylyltransferase, translated to MRPRIINNAVAFVLAGGIGTRLHPLTKDRAKPAVPFGGKYRVIDFTLSNCVNSGIRQIFVLPQYKSHSLERHTRDAWSILNPELGEFVTHLSPQMRIGEDWYKGTADAVYQNIYHLEQIDAEYVLILSGDHIYKMDYAHFIRYHQKKRADFTISAIEVDIKEASRFGIIQVDETGRVCGFQEKPENPKPIPGKPGKAFVSMGVYIFNRNILIDILNKDAKMETSHDFGRDIMPYMYPKYRVFVYRFGVGKGKDADYWRDIGTIDAYWHANMDLASVSPIFNMYDKKWPIRTYEGQYPPAKTVFADEEKGRAGKGRAGKALDSIICSGVIISGGRVERSVLSPGVRVNSYAEVSESILFHNVVIGMRAKVRKAIIDKGVRVPDGMKIGYDLDKDRQRFYVSDEGVVVIPKGEIL